In Lactococcus paracarnosus, a genomic segment contains:
- a CDS encoding ABC transporter permease, with translation MTKKVYLSALPYCLWLFLFVLAPIALLVYKSFFDIHNQLTLANYATYFTSWTYLKMSLNSLIYATIISFVTLVVSYPAAYFLTKLKHKQLWLMLIILPTWINLLLKAYAFIGIFGKSGAVNQFLSFFGIGSQQLLFTDFAFIFVASYIEIPFMILPIFNAIDDIDQNLVKAGYDLGATRLQNFTQIIFPLSMNGVRSGVQAVFIPSLSLFMLTRLIGGNRVITLGTAIEEHFLVTQNWGMGATIGMVLIVTMFMVMFLTRKRGDKS, from the coding sequence ATGACTAAGAAAGTTTATTTATCTGCTTTACCTTACTGTCTCTGGCTCTTTTTATTTGTTTTAGCGCCAATCGCTTTGTTGGTTTATAAATCATTTTTTGATATTCATAATCAATTGACGCTAGCCAATTATGCAACCTATTTTACCAGCTGGACGTATTTAAAAATGTCACTTAATTCACTGATTTATGCAACGATCATCTCATTTGTGACACTGGTCGTTAGCTATCCAGCAGCTTACTTTTTAACAAAACTCAAACATAAGCAACTTTGGTTGATGCTGATTATCTTGCCGACTTGGATTAATCTCTTACTGAAAGCCTATGCCTTCATCGGTATTTTTGGTAAATCAGGTGCGGTCAATCAATTTCTATCTTTCTTTGGTATCGGTAGCCAACAATTGCTGTTTACAGATTTTGCCTTCATCTTTGTTGCCTCATACATTGAGATACCTTTTATGATTTTACCCATTTTTAATGCCATAGATGATATCGATCAGAATTTGGTTAAAGCAGGCTATGATTTGGGCGCAACACGGCTTCAAAATTTCACCCAAATTATTTTTCCACTGTCAATGAATGGGGTAAGATCTGGTGTACAGGCTGTCTTTATTCCTAGTCTAAGCTTATTCATGTTGACGCGACTAATCGGTGGTAATCGAGTGATTACGCTTGGTACTGCCATAGAAGAACATTTTCTGGTCACACAAAACTGGGGAATGGGTGCAACGATCGGCATGGTATTGATTGTGACGATGTTTATGGTCATGTTCTTGACTCGCAAGAGAGGGGATAAATCATGA
- a CDS encoding ABC transporter permease, which translates to MKRQFKFEKAYLIFVFALLYLPIFYLIFYAFNKNGNMNAFTGFTLTYFKALFADSRLILIVVQTFFLAFLSALLATIIGTFGTIYIHQTKARRQNTLLALNSVLLVSPDVMIGASFLILMTSVGFKLGFASVLLAHIAFSIPIVVLMVLPRLQEMDQDMVNAAYDLGASHRQTLSEVILPFLTPGVIAGFFMAFTYSLDDFAVTFFVTGNGFSTLSVEIYSRARHGISLEINALSALVFMLSILLVIGYYMIMRSSDEK; encoded by the coding sequence ATGAAACGACAGTTTAAATTTGAAAAAGCCTATCTGATTTTTGTCTTTGCCTTGCTCTATCTGCCAATCTTTTATTTGATTTTCTATGCCTTTAACAAGAATGGCAATATGAATGCCTTTACTGGCTTCACCTTAACCTATTTTAAGGCCTTATTTGCGGACAGTCGGTTGATTTTGATCGTCGTACAAACCTTCTTCCTTGCTTTTTTGTCAGCCTTATTAGCGACAATTATCGGGACTTTTGGCACGATTTATATACACCAGACCAAGGCAAGACGTCAGAATACCTTATTAGCCTTAAATAGTGTGCTATTAGTTTCACCAGATGTCATGATTGGGGCTAGTTTCCTGATTTTGATGACGTCAGTTGGCTTTAAACTGGGCTTTGCATCAGTCTTGTTGGCACATATCGCCTTTTCTATTCCTATCGTTGTATTAATGGTTTTACCCAGACTGCAAGAAATGGACCAGGACATGGTAAATGCGGCTTATGATTTAGGGGCTAGCCATCGCCAAACGCTAAGCGAAGTGATTCTACCCTTTTTGACACCAGGTGTCATCGCCGGTTTCTTTATGGCTTTTACCTACTCCTTGGATGATTTTGCGGTTACCTTTTTCGTAACAGGTAATGGCTTTTCCACTTTATCAGTCGAAATCTACTCAAGAGCACGCCATGGCATATCTCTAGAAATCAATGCACTATCAGCTCTCGTGTTTATGCTTTCAATTTTGCTTGTAATCGGGTATTATATGATTATGAGGAGTTCAGATGAAAAATAA